In one Massilia endophytica genomic region, the following are encoded:
- the aceA gene encoding isocitrate lyase, whose product MATREQQVAALQKDWDSNPRWKGITRSYTAEDVVRLRGSVQIEHTLAKRGAEKLWDLVNNEPFVNALGALTGNQAMQQVKAGLKAIYLSGWQVAGDANLAGEMYPDQSLYPANSVPMVVKRINNTFQRADQIQWSEGKDDIDFFAPIVADAEAGFGGVLNAFELMKSMIEAGASGVHFEDQLASVKKCGHMGGKVLVPTREAVEKLTAARLAADVMGTPTLIIARTDAEAADLLTSDIDANDQPFCTGERTVEGFFKVRPGIDQSIARALAYAPYADLVWCETGKPDLAFAKQFAEAVHAKFPGKMLAYNCSPSFNWKKNLDDATIAKFQKELGAMGYKFQFITLAGFHALNYGMFNLAHGYARRQMSAFVELQEAEFAAAEKGFTAVKHQREVGTGYFDAVTQTIQQGQSSTTALHGSTEDEQFFDKKVA is encoded by the coding sequence ATGGCAACTCGTGAACAGCAAGTCGCAGCACTGCAAAAAGATTGGGACAGCAACCCGCGCTGGAAGGGCATCACCCGCAGCTACACCGCCGAAGACGTGGTCCGCCTGCGCGGCTCCGTGCAGATCGAGCACACGCTTGCCAAGCGCGGCGCCGAAAAACTGTGGGACCTGGTGAACAACGAGCCCTTCGTCAACGCCCTGGGCGCGCTGACCGGCAACCAGGCCATGCAGCAGGTGAAGGCGGGCCTCAAGGCCATCTACCTCTCCGGCTGGCAGGTGGCGGGCGATGCCAACCTGGCGGGAGAGATGTATCCCGACCAGTCGCTGTATCCGGCCAACTCGGTGCCCATGGTGGTCAAGCGCATCAACAACACCTTCCAGCGCGCCGACCAGATCCAGTGGTCCGAAGGCAAGGACGACATCGACTTCTTCGCTCCCATCGTGGCCGACGCGGAAGCGGGCTTCGGCGGCGTGCTGAATGCCTTCGAGCTGATGAAATCCATGATCGAGGCGGGCGCCTCGGGCGTGCACTTCGAGGACCAGCTGGCCTCCGTCAAGAAATGCGGCCACATGGGCGGCAAGGTGCTGGTGCCGACCCGCGAGGCGGTGGAGAAACTCACCGCGGCGCGCCTGGCGGCGGACGTGATGGGCACACCCACCCTTATCATCGCCCGCACCGACGCCGAGGCGGCCGACCTGCTCACCTCCGATATCGATGCCAACGACCAGCCTTTCTGCACCGGCGAGCGCACGGTGGAAGGCTTCTTCAAGGTCCGCCCCGGCATCGACCAGTCGATCGCACGTGCCCTGGCCTATGCGCCGTATGCGGACCTGGTGTGGTGCGAGACCGGCAAGCCGGACCTGGCCTTCGCCAAGCAGTTCGCCGAAGCGGTGCACGCCAAGTTCCCGGGCAAGATGCTGGCCTATAACTGCTCGCCGTCCTTCAACTGGAAGAAGAACCTGGACGACGCCACCATCGCCAAGTTCCAGAAGGAGCTGGGCGCCATGGGCTACAAGTTCCAGTTCATCACGCTGGCCGGTTTCCACGCGCTGAACTATGGCATGTTCAACCTGGCGCATGGTTATGCGCGCCGCCAGATGTCGGCCTTCGTCGAGCTTCAGGAGGCGGAATTCGCTGCTGCCGAGAAGGGCTTCACTGCAGTGAAGCACCAGCGCGAAGTGGGCACGGGCTACTTCGATGCCGTGACCCAGACCATCCAGCAGGGCCAGAGCTCGACCACGGCGCTGCACGGCTCCACGGAAGACGAGCAGTTCTTCGACAAGAAAGTAGCCTAA